In Leptospira koniambonensis, the following proteins share a genomic window:
- a CDS encoding helix-turn-helix domain-containing protein → MKEILNDVEISNPFKMFETSDLIHYLKAATIAQLGFLILNFLIRVKLSTQSILGSLFTSSLIAYFICPWLDHSTNIFVLVLVHTGCFSVSVLFYLFVSSLFEDGFKLKVWHGILFLSLNTFCFYVFLASDIRNQGSVFSKVLFSMPQVFYLGLILLTLGRVLKDKNIDLLESRREFRVIFSWVTGLYSMSVVLMEVITKDAGYSSQLDLINSSFIFVLVFFISFRIFQFRENVFPNGEIQKEETAEELLDEGLTKKLDSLLKDQKIFLQESLTILALAKQLNVPEKKVRRLINKGLGYRNFNEFLNHYRIQEAKIILSNPDKNDFQVLRVAMDLGYGSLAPFNRAFKEIVGMTPSDFRKQRSSTK, encoded by the coding sequence TTGAAAGAGATCCTAAACGATGTAGAAATATCAAATCCATTCAAAATGTTTGAAACTTCAGATCTGATCCATTATTTGAAAGCTGCTACGATCGCCCAGTTAGGCTTTTTAATCTTAAACTTTCTAATCCGAGTAAAACTCAGCACTCAAAGTATTCTTGGGAGTTTATTCACTTCTTCTTTGATCGCTTATTTTATTTGCCCTTGGTTGGATCATTCTACAAATATATTCGTTCTGGTACTTGTCCATACTGGATGCTTTTCAGTTTCCGTACTTTTTTATCTATTTGTATCCAGCCTATTTGAAGATGGGTTCAAACTGAAAGTCTGGCATGGCATACTCTTCCTTTCTTTAAATACATTCTGTTTTTATGTTTTTCTTGCCTCAGATATTCGAAACCAAGGCTCCGTATTTTCCAAAGTTTTATTCAGTATGCCTCAGGTATTCTACCTTGGACTAATTCTACTCACCTTAGGAAGAGTTTTAAAGGATAAAAATATAGACTTACTGGAATCTAGAAGAGAATTCAGGGTCATTTTCTCATGGGTGACAGGACTTTATAGCATGTCTGTCGTATTGATGGAAGTGATCACTAAGGACGCTGGGTATTCTTCACAATTAGATCTGATCAATTCTTCTTTCATATTCGTATTGGTATTTTTTATCTCATTTAGGATCTTCCAATTTAGAGAGAATGTATTTCCAAACGGAGAAATACAAAAAGAAGAAACAGCCGAAGAACTCTTGGATGAAGGCTTAACCAAAAAACTGGATTCTCTCTTAAAAGATCAAAAGATATTTCTGCAAGAAAGCCTGACCATCTTAGCTTTAGCAAAACAGTTAAACGTTCCAGAGAAGAAGGTACGTAGGCTTATCAATAAAGGTTTAGGATACCGAAACTTCAACGAATTCCTAAATCATTATAGAATACAGGAAGCAAAGATTATACTTTCTAATCCTGACAAAAATGATTTTCAAGTGCTTAGAGTCGCAATGGATTTAGGATACGGGTCCCTTGCTCCATTCAATAGAGCATTTAAAGAAATAGTAGGAATGACCCCAAGCGATTTCAGAAAACAAAGAAGTTCAACAAAATAA
- a CDS encoding chemotaxis protein CheW, producing the protein MRAMQINANQYLTFRLGQDEFGVEILKVREILEFREPTRVPRTSKFISGVINLRGNVVSVMDLARLFQNRDIEATKRTCIIILEIPNDDKNIIAGILVDSVNEVATIPPELVDPVPAFGASIQTDFIRGIGKLENRVVILLNPSMMLDFNEVVSLYGKTDEEIEDLTLVGPS; encoded by the coding sequence ATGAGAGCAATGCAAATTAATGCAAATCAGTATCTCACGTTCCGACTGGGACAGGACGAATTCGGTGTGGAGATACTTAAGGTTAGGGAAATTTTGGAATTTCGGGAACCGACTAGGGTTCCCAGGACTTCCAAATTTATCAGCGGAGTGATTAATCTGAGAGGAAACGTTGTCTCGGTAATGGACCTGGCAAGATTATTTCAGAATCGAGATATAGAAGCAACTAAAAGAACCTGCATTATCATTTTAGAAATTCCTAATGATGATAAAAATATTATCGCAGGTATTTTAGTGGATTCCGTAAACGAAGTTGCAACTATTCCTCCCGAATTGGTAGATCCTGTTCCGGCATTCGGAGCGAGTATTCAAACGGATTTTATCCGAGGGATCGGAAAACTGGAAAACAGAGTCGTTATACTCTTGAATCCTTCTATGATGCTCGATTTCAACGAAGTAGTTTCTCTTTACGGGAAAACGGATGAAGAGATCGAAGATCTTACACTTGTAGGACCTTCATGA
- a CDS encoding ATP-binding protein: protein MGKKYSEFGPEFLLIEDDKFSQVLNGASFEIESNFGDRILQIRISYMKLFDQDSGLIFLAFVDRTKENIKIRNVSNFTEKQISFLKQEQSLYREIISIFNWRQEIEGKGGNKIWMQQALPNLNTSLMQGSGIGALITSLGAVFETAQKDDNNAIVPLAFMDLLEENFHVTKRLIKTMADAQIVFEGNYLNTEETSLSEAIKIVDEQVDYLDDMLQIKKQHVVMSVLKKLESPKIVISKDALKTIVREILINAMKYSPDGAEIIILYLRTDNNFIMKFINPPNYKEIENLDCKNSEEIALFQPFFRLKKAVDERYSKEEFGIGLGLPIVRKLAEDMKARVYFTVTKSNIYEKEEREVCTSLQFPMI from the coding sequence TTGGGAAAAAAATATTCCGAATTCGGTCCGGAATTTTTACTAATCGAAGATGATAAATTCAGTCAAGTTTTAAATGGGGCTTCTTTTGAAATTGAAAGTAATTTCGGAGATAGAATTCTACAAATCCGGATCTCTTACATGAAACTTTTCGATCAGGATTCAGGCTTGATCTTTTTGGCGTTTGTGGATCGTACGAAAGAAAATATTAAAATACGAAACGTTTCGAATTTTACTGAGAAACAAATTTCCTTCTTAAAGCAGGAACAGTCCCTATACAGGGAGATCATTTCCATATTCAATTGGAGGCAAGAGATTGAAGGAAAAGGCGGAAATAAGATCTGGATGCAGCAAGCTCTTCCAAATTTGAATACTTCTCTTATGCAGGGATCTGGGATCGGAGCATTAATCACTTCCTTAGGAGCCGTGTTCGAAACGGCTCAAAAGGATGATAATAATGCGATCGTTCCTCTTGCTTTTATGGATTTATTGGAAGAGAATTTTCATGTTACTAAAAGATTGATCAAAACGATGGCGGATGCTCAGATTGTTTTCGAAGGAAATTATCTAAATACGGAAGAAACTTCTTTATCGGAAGCGATAAAGATCGTAGATGAACAAGTGGATTATCTGGACGATATGCTTCAGATCAAAAAGCAGCACGTAGTAATGTCTGTTCTAAAAAAATTGGAATCCCCAAAGATCGTTATTAGCAAGGACGCTTTAAAGACGATAGTCCGGGAGATACTCATCAATGCGATGAAATATTCTCCGGACGGTGCTGAAATTATTATTCTTTATCTTAGAACTGATAATAATTTTATTATGAAGTTTATCAATCCTCCCAATTATAAAGAGATCGAGAACTTAGATTGTAAAAATTCGGAAGAGATTGCCTTATTCCAACCCTTCTTCCGATTGAAAAAGGCAGTCGACGAAAGATATTCCAAAGAGGAATTCGGGATCGGTTTAGGTCTTCCTATCGTAAGAAAACTAGCGGAAGATATGAAAGCTAGAGTTTATTTTACCGTCACAAAGTCCAATATTTATGAAAAGGAAGAAAGGGAAGTCTGCACTTCTTTACAGTTCCCAATGATCTAA
- a CDS encoding CheR family methyltransferase codes for MSANINLSQSEYVSFADLIFKYTGIRMGEKKKNLIASRLSRRVRACNCSSYGEYLDIIKSDHNVGERNIFISLITTHVTHFFRESEHYTFLENILSNHDNPPTKIWSAAASTGEEAYSAALIMQDKLGSDSWSILGTDICNDSIEKARNGFYPLQGSEQIPGHYLKRYCLKGREEYTGYFTFAKEIRSRIRFEVANLTTLEKLPGSFQPNLVFLRNVMIYFESKEKQMIIDKIESVLSPGSILIIGHSESLTGIRSNFKLMRTSVYQKI; via the coding sequence ATGAGTGCGAACATAAACCTTAGCCAATCTGAATATGTATCCTTCGCAGACCTGATATTCAAATATACGGGGATCCGCATGGGCGAAAAAAAGAAAAACTTGATCGCAAGTCGCTTATCCAGGCGGGTCAGGGCTTGCAATTGTTCTTCTTATGGAGAATATCTAGATATCATCAAAAGCGATCATAATGTAGGCGAGAGAAATATTTTCATCAGTTTGATCACCACTCATGTGACTCACTTCTTTCGAGAATCTGAACACTATACGTTTTTAGAAAACATATTATCAAATCATGATAATCCTCCTACTAAAATTTGGAGTGCAGCCGCTTCTACCGGAGAAGAAGCATACAGTGCAGCGTTGATCATGCAGGATAAGTTGGGCTCGGATAGCTGGTCTATCTTGGGTACGGATATCTGCAATGATAGTATAGAAAAAGCAAGAAACGGTTTTTACCCCTTACAAGGATCGGAACAGATACCCGGTCATTATTTAAAACGATATTGTTTGAAGGGAAGAGAAGAATATACTGGGTATTTTACTTTTGCAAAGGAAATCCGATCAAGAATACGTTTCGAAGTGGCAAATCTTACAACCTTGGAAAAATTGCCTGGAAGTTTTCAACCGAATTTGGTATTTCTAAGAAATGTAATGATCTATTTCGAATCGAAAGAAAAACAAATGATAATAGATAAGATCGAATCCGTACTCTCCCCGGGTTCTATTCTGATCATAGGCCATTCCGAATCCTTAACCGGCATCCGCAGCAATTTCAAACTCATGCGGACATCAGTTTACCAAAAGATATGA
- a CDS encoding protein-glutamate methylesterase/protein-glutamine glutaminase: MNGHYIVMIVDDSAVVRQNLSAILTKDPNVSEILTASDPIFALQKMQNVWPDVIILDIEMPRMDGISFLKKIMAERPTPIVICSSLTMEGAKITMEAISSGAVDVISKPKLNVGGFLEESAESFLRIVHAASQSRISKLVIHNSHDSNRIQVSKPSQNHGISADTTWKLVAIGTSTGGTNALETILTELPPLSPPIAIVQHMPEKFTAQFAKRLNSICQLEVKEAEQGDEISPGRVVIAPGNRHMTVRMSGARFYVDLKDGPPINRHRPSVDVLFRSVSRQVGKNSLGIIMTGMGDDGARGLLEMKNTGAYTVAQDESSSIVFGMPKEAIELGAAETILPLRKIASEILSRAGHNGSRY, translated from the coding sequence ATGAACGGACATTATATTGTGATGATCGTGGACGACTCGGCAGTCGTTCGACAGAATTTAAGCGCAATCCTTACAAAAGACCCCAATGTGTCCGAAATTTTAACCGCTTCTGATCCTATATTCGCGTTGCAGAAAATGCAAAACGTATGGCCGGATGTGATCATTCTGGATATCGAAATGCCAAGGATGGACGGTATTTCCTTTTTAAAAAAGATCATGGCGGAAAGACCAACTCCGATTGTGATCTGTTCTTCCCTTACCATGGAAGGCGCCAAAATCACAATGGAAGCAATCAGTTCCGGAGCTGTAGACGTTATTTCCAAACCGAAATTAAACGTAGGTGGGTTTTTAGAAGAATCTGCCGAATCTTTCTTGAGGATAGTTCATGCCGCTTCTCAATCCAGGATTTCTAAATTAGTAATTCATAATAGTCATGACTCGAACCGTATACAGGTATCCAAGCCATCGCAGAATCATGGGATTTCTGCGGATACAACCTGGAAATTAGTCGCAATCGGAACTTCGACGGGAGGAACAAATGCGTTAGAAACTATCCTTACCGAACTTCCTCCTCTTTCTCCTCCTATCGCGATCGTACAACATATGCCCGAAAAATTCACGGCCCAATTCGCTAAACGTTTAAATTCAATCTGTCAATTAGAGGTGAAAGAAGCGGAACAGGGAGATGAAATTTCTCCAGGTAGAGTGGTGATCGCCCCCGGAAACCGACACATGACTGTTCGAATGAGCGGAGCTAGATTTTATGTAGATTTAAAGGACGGTCCTCCGATCAATCGGCATCGCCCATCCGTAGACGTACTTTTTCGTTCTGTTTCGAGGCAAGTCGGCAAAAATTCTTTAGGGATCATAATGACCGGAATGGGAGACGACGGCGCCAGAGGATTATTAGAGATGAAAAACACAGGAGCATATACCGTTGCTCAAGACGAATCCAGCTCTATCGTATTCGGAATGCCCAAAGAAGCGATCGAATTGGGGGCGGCAGAAACAATATTACCTTTAAGAAAAATAGCTTCCGAAATCCTTTCAAGAGCAGGGCATAACGGAAGTCGTTATTAA